Proteins co-encoded in one Gossypium arboreum isolate Shixiya-1 chromosome 11, ASM2569848v2, whole genome shotgun sequence genomic window:
- the LOC108473184 gene encoding basic leucine zipper 61-like: MPTMANFISSSTTSTMMKDSNHQNHHQPSWADEFLDFSSMRRGAQRRSMSDFIAFIDQPLEEENRAGNAMMMEPNMFDRLDDEQLKSMFSNDVSLTMPAATMGSSSSTPLMSDQNSNNDEKPTPGEVESSYKLHETQGSEPPSTSNGGDPITDPKRVKRILANRQSAQRSRVRKLQYISELERSVTTLQTEVSTLSPRVAFLDHQRVVLTVENGALKQRIAALAQDKIFKDAHQEALKKEIERLTQVYQQQQSLKNMNDNPLPPPPQQQQPLPPPPPNEGQLIS, encoded by the exons ATGCCCACAATGGCAAACTTCATTTCCTCCTCCACCACCAGCACCATGATGAAAGACTCTAACCATCAAAACCACCACCAGCCGTCATGGGCCGACGAGTTCCTCGACTTCTCGTCGATGCGTCGCGGAGCCCAGCGCCGTTCTATGAGCGACTTCATAGCATTCATTGACCAACCGTTGGAGGAAGAAAATAGGGCCGGTAATGCCATGATGATGGAACCGAACATGTTTGACCGCCTAGACGACGAGCAGCTCAAGTCAATGTTCTCCAACGATGTCTCCTTGACAATGCCGGCTGCGACAATGGGTTCTTCGTCATCGACGCCGCTAATGTCTGATCAAAATAGCAACAATGACGAGAAGCCAACACCAGGAGAGGTGGAAAGCTCATATAAATTACATGAAACACAAGGTTCGGAGCCTCCATCAACCTCCAACGGCGGCGATCCTATCACTGATCCAAAGAGGGTCAAaag AATTCTGGCAAACCGGCAATCAGCTCAAAGATCAAGAGTGAGAAAGCTGCAATATATTTCAGAGCTTGAAAGAAGCGTAACAACATTACAG ACTGAAGTATCAACATTATCACCAAGAGTTGCATTTCTGGATCATCAAAGAGTGGTTCTTACTGTTGAAAATGGTGCTTTAAAGCAAAGGATTGCAGCTCTGGCTCAAGACAAGATTTTTAAAGATG CTCACCAAGAAGCATTGAAGAAGGAAATTGAGAGACTAACACAAGTTTATCAACAACAACAAAGCCTCAAGAATATGAACGACAACCCTCTTCCACCACCACCGCAGCAGCAGCAACCACTGCCGCCACCGCCACCGAACGAAGGACAACTTATAAGTTGA
- the LOC108470904 gene encoding probable E3 ubiquitin-protein ligase ZFP1 produces the protein MGQRNMLCPSQMIDLEMDQQGHGYLRHEPCTFLGNITNYPPPDIPMTVIAPGNTTSLDAHPLPEHYENGMFYGMPQYPVPGVQHCHHPPNLDLGIGNASNFYIPYVATPSSGVPMNHGPLDQMPSSRNYGPLGVSADEYARNFHFMNNVRGSYKRKTSEGIPGNFQHFNASSSSSSSVTQLNTRHPDGVVPVDPASFTIPQYRGNDPPPIRDAGSQRSVRNRLGATAVDPVLMHGANHFLQGNYMAQPFQPAITEGGASAWTQAPGVPYMHGGNIGGPIETRYRSSTNFSHSSSLDLRNHNHHHPAPPIEGVRSHGFNLHPQVATAPYRFPANYASQSTMNPSQDNLEMGRRNRRPVPPTGFMTYHSRREGGAVPETSLRYHNLPHLRVIPPDGVAMLEFPEFYNELGNLIDHHRDMRLDIEDMSYEELLALGERIGKVNTGLSEETIRSKLKTRTYSTFVTNINLEEVAPINQEPDSCIICQEDYKNQEKIGTLDCGHEYHAGCLSKWLFVKNVCPICKSEALTTKSKDV, from the exons ATGGGCCAAAGAAATATGCTATGCCCTAGCCAAATGATTGATTTAGAAATGGATCAGCAAGGCCATGGCTATCTACGTCACGAGCCTTGCACCTTTTTGGGCAATATCACGAACTACCCGCCACCTGATATCCCGATGACAGTGATAGCTCCTGGAAACACAACTAGTCTCGATGCTCATCCCTTGCCTGAGCATTATGAAAATGGTATGTTCTATGGGATGCCCCAGTACCCTGTTCCTGGTGTTCAACATTGTCATCATCCTCCAAACCTTGATCTTGGTATCGGAAATGCTTCCAACTTTTATATTCCCTATGTGGCTACCCCTTCGTCTGGTGTTCCTATGAATCATGGACCTTTAGATCAGATGCCATCTTCTCGCAATTATGGTCCCCTTGGAGTTTCTGCTGATGAATATGCTAGGAATTTCCATTTCATGAATAATGTTAGAGGCTCGTATAAGAGAAAGACTTCTGAAGGGATTCCAGGAAACTTTCAGCATTTTAATGCCTCATCAAGCTCGAGTTCCTCAGTTACACAGCTAAATACCAGGCATCCTGATGGGGTTGTCCCAGTTGATCCTGCATCCTTCACCATTCCTCAGTATAGGGGGAACGACCCTCCACCAATTAGAGATGCAGGGTCTCAAAGAAGTGTGAGGAACAGATTAGGCGCGACCGCCGTGGATCCTGTTTTGATGCATGGTGCTAACCATTTCTTGCAAGGAAATTACATGGCTCAGCCCTTTCAGCCAGCAATAACAGAAGGAGGTGCCTCAGCTTGGACTCAAGCTCCTGGTGTTCCTTATATGCATG GTGGTAACATTGGTGGACCTATCGAGACTAGGTATAGAAGTTCCACAAACTTTTCACATTCTTCTTCTCTTGACCTTCGGAACCATAACCACCATCACCCTGCACCACCTATTGAGGGTGTAAGAAGCCATGGATTTAATCTTCACCCACAAGTAGCAACAGCTCCTTATCGCTTTCCGGCAAATTATGCCTCACAGAGCACCATGAATCCTTCACAAGATAATTTGGAGATGGGGCGCAGGAATCGTCGGCCGGTTCCACCTACTGGCTTTATGACATATCATTCTCGCCGAGAAGGTGGGGCTGTACCTGAGACAAGTTTGAGATACCACAATCTTCCTCATTTGAGAGTTATTCCACCAGAT GGTGTTGCTATGCTGGAGTTCCCGGAATTCTATAACGAACTCGGGAATTTGATCGATCATCATAGGGATATGCGGTTGGATATAGAAGACATGTCTTATGAG GAGCTACTTGCTCTGGGAGAGCGGATTGGCAAAGTTAACACCGGATTATCAGAGGAAACCATTAGAAGTAAATTGAAAACAAGAACATATTCTACATTTGTAACTAACATTAATCTGGAAGAGGTGGCACCCATCAATCAAGAACCGGATTCTTGCATTATTTGCCAG GAGGATTACAAGAACCAAGAGAAAATCGGAACTCTAGATTGTGGTCACGAGTATCATGCAGGTTGCTTAAGTAAGTGGCTGTTTGTGAAGAACGTTTGCCCCATCTGCAAATCCGAGGCATTAACCACCAAGTCCAAGGATGTCTAA